The nucleotide sequence GTGCAGAAAGGGTTAAACGCCGTTTCTATAATGGGAGAGAAGCTTTATGAGTCTCAAGTGAATGAGGCGGTAAACAGGGCTGCCGATAAACACAAGCTTCTTATAGCCTTTTTCTCCGCCTGCGCCCAGTGGAATCCGCCAAGATATATATTTCTTGTGGAGTTTGGAAGAAACGGCCAGAGTGTGAATAAACAGGCATTATTAAGATCCATAGAGGAAGAGCTTGGTAAGGAAAATTCCGAATATAAATATGTCCGCGATTCGCAGCTGTTAAAGCCTCCTGTGCTGAAAGTAGTCAAGGCGGGAGAGTTTGAGAAGTATCGCGTCAGGCGTGTTAGTGAAGGCGCCAACGATAGCCAATTTAAAGTAGCCGAATTGACGGCCAATGCAGATTTTGAGAAAAACTTCGCGGTGGAGGAAGAGATCTGCCTGGATTAGCTTAGCGAAAAAGGTGTTTAAAATATCGAAAGGATATAAGGCATGGACTTTGTTTCGATGAAGACACAGATCAAGAATGCGGGATTGGATAATATTCGTACCGACAACGACGATTATCTGGAGGCAGTGATCAAAAGAGAGTCGATAGACAATATTATACAGGCGCTTGAGAGTGTATTTGGCAAGCCGGCATGGCCCTCAAAAGATAAGTTGTCCTCCCCGGTGCAAAAACTTGTTAATGATTACGGAGGCTTAAGGAAAGGGCAGACTTTATTTTCCATTAATGGCGACGGGGTATTGGTATTTGCCATGCTTTGGCCGTGGCAGGATGGTGAAAGAATTACATTGAAGATGGGCAAAGCCTGAGATAGGCCGGGAGGGTAGAAAAATGAAAAATCTCATAACGGGCGCTACGGGTTTTGTAGGAAGTCATATCGCGGAAAGGCTCATCAAGGAGGGCGAAGAGGTTATAACGCTGGTCAGAAAGACCAGCAAGACAGATTTTTTAAAGAACATAGGCGCAAAGTTCGCTTACGGAGATATTAATGATGTAGATTCGATAAAAGACGCGATGAGAGGCATAGATATAGTCTATCACAGCGCTGCGCTCGCCGATGAATGGATATCGCCCAAGCAAGCCCGCCGCGTCAATGTTGATGGGACGAGAAATTTACTCAATTGCGCGCTGGAAGCGAAAGTAAAAAGATTTGTATTCATAAGCAGCCTCGCTGTTCTCGGGATGAGAGATCACCATGGAACAAACGCTGATGCTCCATATCATAAAACGGGCGACAGTTATATCGATACCAAGATAGATTCCGAACAGCTCGTTATGGGTTACTACAAAAAATATGGTTTGCCGGTTACCGTGGTAAGGCCCGGGTTTGTATTCGGCCCGAGAGACAATAAGCTGATACCGCGTCTTTCCGACAGGCTCGGAAAAAAGCAGTTTATGTTTGTCGGCAGCGGCAAGAACAAGATAAATTCCGTTTATGTCGAAAACCTCACAGACGCGATAATACTTGCCGCCAGAAGCGACAAGGCGATAGGTCAGAAGTATAATGTTACCAATGACAGCGGCATGACGCTGGAAGACCTGGTATTCAAAATCGTTGATATCTGGAAGTTCGACAAGCCCAAAAAGCATATTCCCAAAGCCATGGCTTATCTGGTATGCCATGTACTTACCGCCATCGCGCGCCTCACAAAGGCCAAAGAGCCGCCTTATATTACAAAGACGCGTATAAAATTTTTGTGTTTAAACCTTGATTTCGATATTGCGAAAACAAGAAATGACCTCGGCTATGTTCCGCGAGTTTCGATAGAAGATGGTTTAAGAAGAACCAAAGAATGGATGCAGAAGAAAGGATAGCGCCGCAAATTGGATGTCAGGGTAGGACAATTTACATCTGAAGATAATTTAGGCCTATACTATAATTACTGGCCGGTTCAGGATAATCGGGCCCCTGTCGCGGTATATCTTCACGGCCTGGAAAGCCATATGGGCTGGTTTTTTAATCTCGCCGAATCTTTGAATTCAAGAGGTATTAACGTATATGCTTTTGACAGGCGCGGCTCCGGTATTAACAAAGAAAGTTGTAAGAGCTTCTGTCCCAGATATATATTAAGCGACGTAAAAACATTTCTGGACCTTGTGAAGCAGGACCATCCGGACAGCAAGATATTCCTGGTGGGCCTTTGCCTGGGCGGGAAGATAGCTGTAAGCTTCGCCTCTTTATATCAAAATTATGTCGATGGCCTGGTGCTGGTATCCCCGTCGCTTAAAAGTAAACTTAAATTTTCGCCTTTTGAAATATTGTCAATATTATTCAGGCCCAACAGCACGCTCAAAATACCCATCGAAGACAGGATGTTTACCTCAAACGAAAAATATCTTAAGCATATCAAAGTGGATCCTATGAGGCTTCACTATATTCCGGCGCAGCACCTTCTTGAGATCGCAAAGATGGACAGGTTTGTGAAGGCAGCTTTGCGCAATCTTCGGCTTCCCGTCCTTCTTATGCTGGCCGGTATAGATGAAATAATAGATACTGGAAGCATAAAGAAGTGGTATGAAAAGCTGCCATCCCAAGATAAGACCATAAAGATATATGAGGACTTTTATCATCTATTGACCTTCGAGGAGAAGGCCGATGGGGTTATGGATGAAATTTCCGGATGGATATGGGGTAGGTCCAATGCCTGAAATATCAAAAATAGAGATCTTCAAGACAAACTTGCCTTTTAAGCATTCCTTCAAACATTCACTTAAATCAAGAAACGACAGCGAGAGTATATTTGTAAAAGTTATACTGGATAACGGCATAACCGGTTTCGGGGAGAGTCTGCCCAGAAGTTATGTTACGGGCAATACGCAGGATTCTGTATTTAAAAATTTAAGTGATTCCGCCGGAAAGCTTATAGGAACCAGGCTTGATGATAACATAGAATCCATTAATTTTATAAAGAGCCTTGAGGGGCTGGAGGGCGAAGCGCGCTGCGCGGTAGAAATAGCGCTGCTCGATTCTCTTGGAAAAATTTGCTCTAAGCCGGTATCGGCATTTTTGGCAGATGTGGTAAACACGAAATTTGTCTATAGCATGATAATTCCTACCGTATCGGCGTTTAAAACAGGCCTTATATGCTTATTTGCCAAGGTCCAGGGGTATGAATTTATAAAGGTGAAAGTAGGGGCGGATACAGATGTACAGAGGGTGAAGCTCTGCAGGAAGATATTGCCGAAGGCGGATATAAGAATTGACGCCAATGGCGTGTGGGATTCAGCAAAGACCGCGCTTGGGATGATTCAAAGATTGCGCCCCTTTAAAATATCGTGCATAGAGCAGCCTACGCCAAAAGACGATCTTGAAGCGATGCAGGAAGTGGCGGATTTTTGCGCCGAGCCGGTAATGGCGGATGAGTCTCTATGTACCAGGCAGGATGCCTTGAAGCTTGCCCAATCCAGAGTTTGCGATATGTTCAATGTGAGGCTCTCGAAATGCGGAGGAATATTCAGGTCATTGGATATTATGGATATAGCCCGCAACCACGAGATGTCTTGTCAGATAGGCTGTCTTGTAGGCGAATCCGGCATTTTGTCGGCAGCCGGAAGGCACATCGCAAGTGTTGCCAAAAATATCGTTTATTTTGAGGGTTCCTATTCGAGATTTTTGCTTAAAGAAGATATTGTGGAAGAAGATTTGACACCTGCCAGGAGCGTCGGATATACTCTAAAAGGGGCCGGGTTGGGTGTGACTGTGAAAGAAGATATCTTGAGGAAGTATTCAAAAGAAAGCCTTTTGATAGGCCAGAAATGAATGCGCTAAGCCTTCTTGTAAAGATGCGTGCTTTTGCGGCGGATAAATTCGATAAAAAGACGAAAAACCCGCTATCCGCGCAGAAGGAGTTTTTGCTAAATATGCTGTATAGCAACAGAGATACGGTTTTTGGCAAAGAACATAAGTTTTCCGAAATTAAAACCATAGACGATTTCCAAAAGAATGTTCCCGTCCGCAATTATGAGGGCTTAAGGCCGTACATAAAGAAGATGATGGAGGGCTCTGACGGCATTCTTGTAAAGGATAAGGTAATATTTTACGGCATCACCTCCGGCACCACCAGTATCCCTAAATTTATCCCTGTCACGAAAAAATCCCGCAGACAAAAATCCGCGGTTATGAATTTATGGCTTTATCACTTGCTTAAGAAACATCCCGAAGCGCTTGACGGTAAATCATTTATTGTCTCAAGCCCCGCGGTGGAAGGCTACGCCGAATCGGGCGTGCCGTATGGCTCCGAATCCGGGGACGCTTACAGGCACATGCCGTCTTTTATCAGCAAGCATTATGCGCTTCCCTACGAGGTTTTCTGCATTAAGGACTATGAAGCGCGATACTATACGATGTTAAGGATAGGCATAGAGGCGGACGTTACAAATGTAGGCACTATGAATCCTCTTACTATACTTGTCCTTTGCCAGAAGATAGAAAAATATGTCAAAGAAATTATCGAAGATATAAGAAATGGTACTCTAAATAGCGCGTTAAACATCGACACCGATATACGTAAAGCGCTGGAGAAAAAATTGAGGCCCAACATTTCAAGGGCCGCCCAATTAGAGAAGTTGTTTATTGAGAAGGGGGCCCTCGTTCCTAAGGACTTTTGGCCTAATATGGCCCTTATCGAATGCTGGACAGGCGGCACTGTAGGGTTGTACTTAAAAGAGGTGATAAAATATTTTTCTGAAGATATAAGCGTGCGCGACTTCGGATTTTTGGCGACCGAAGCGCGTTGTTCCGTGCCTGTATCCGATAATGGCCCGAGCGGCATATTGACCATAACATCCAATTTTTATGAGTTTATGCCCGAAGAGGATATCGAGAAGGAAAGCCCGCGGTATTTGACAGTCGAAAAATTGGAGAAGGGCAAAAGATACTACATTATATTTACGACGACAGGAGGGCTGTACCGCTATAATATAGACGATATAGTAAAAGTTATAGGATCTTACAATGCCACGCCTGTTATAGAATTTATACAGAAAGGCAAGAACGTCTCCTCCGCCACAGGCGAAAAACTGTACGAAAGCCAAATCATAAGCGCGATACACAAGGCGAAAGAGATTACCGGTGTCAATGTGGAATTCTTTTGCTGCTGCCTGGAATGCCAGATACCTCCTAAATATTCTTTTCTGATAGAGTTTACATCTGATCCCGGCCATTCACAGAAGAAGAACTTTTTAAACGTTGTCGAAGACAACCTCGGCAAGATAAACATAGAGTACAAGTCGAAACGCCTTTCACAGCGGCTGGGTGACCCCAACCTGAAAGTTTTGGAAAAAGGTTCCTTTGAAAAGTTCAGAAGAGCGCGTTTGTCGGCATTGCAGCATGACAGCCAGTTTAAAGCAACTCACTTAAGATGCGACTTTAAGATCCCGCCGGAATTTAAAATCATCGAGGAAATAGCACTTTAATGGAAGATCATATAATTACGGATAAAGGTAAGCAGAATTGGCTTATAACTATCGTTTCTTTGACCGTATTTATGTTCACTCTGGATTACAGCATGCTGAACATATCGCTTCCTGTCATAGCCAATTTTTATGGGGCCAATATCGGTATTGTTTCCCGCCTGCCTCTTGCATATCTATTGGTAGTTACGAGCACGGTTTTACTATTCGGCAGGCTTGGCGATATCGCAAGCTTCAAAAAGATATTTGTCTGGGGCCTTGGGGTATTTATAGCGGGAACATTTATTTGCGGCCTCGCGCCTACATTAAATACACTTTTAGCATTTAGGATATTTCAGTGTCTCGGTGAAGCTATGTTCAGCCCTATGGGCATAGCCATCGTGACGACATTTCTTCCGGATAGCGCCAAGGGCAAAGCGCTCGGGTTAATGGCTACCGCCCAAGGTTTAGGTTTCTGTCTCGGGCCCATACTGGGTGGATTTATAAATGACCACATCGGCTGGCATAATATATTCTTTGTAAATATCCCCGTAGGAATATTGGCTCTTATGGCCGCGCTCAAAGTCATACCTTCCAATCAGCCTATGCCGGAATCGAAACGCGTAGATCTTCCCGGAGCGGTACTGATTTTTATTTCGTTATCAACTTTAATTTTCGCGCTGAATTCTATCGCGAAATTGGGATTGAAAAATAATATCATAATATCGTGCTTTGTGGTTTCCGCGGCGGCAATGGGAATTTTTATAATGACTGAAAAGAGGACCTCAAGCCCTATACTCGATCTGTCGCTTTTTCGCAATCCGGACTTTACATTCGCCACAATTTCCGCGCTATGTACCGTATTCGTTTATATGGGGCTGATATTTCTGCTGCCGTTTTATTTTAGCATGGTCAGGGGTATGGATATCGTGCACTCGGGACTTTTGCTTATGATACCGGCGATAATGGTGGTTATCTTTGCCCCTATAGCCGGCAAGATATCGGATATGATTGGTTCCAGGCTGATCTGCTCGGCCGGCATAGGCCTGACAACTTTGGCATTTTTGATATTTTCTATCCTTACGCCCAAGTCGCCTGTTATATGCGTGATTCCCTCGCTGATACTGGCCGGAGTCGCGATAGGATTTTTTCTCCCCGCGAATAATAAGCTTGTTATGGTCCATGCGCCTTCAGACAAACAGGGCATGGCATCGGCCGTGTATAAGATACTTAACAGCATAGGCGGCGTATTTGGCATAGCCATACTGCCGCTCGTCCTTATGAGCAAAATTTATAAGACAGCGGCCCTTGAACATGTGAATATAGCCGCGGCCAGACATTCACCCGAAATATTGATAGCCGGATTTAACGCGGCGTTCCAATTTGCCATGTTTGTATGCGTGGCGGGCCTGGCAGCAACGATTATGGCAAAGGACAAAAAATAAGTG is from Candidatus Omnitrophota bacterium and encodes:
- a CDS encoding GH3 auxin-responsive promoter family protein, which encodes MNALSLLVKMRAFAADKFDKKTKNPLSAQKEFLLNMLYSNRDTVFGKEHKFSEIKTIDDFQKNVPVRNYEGLRPYIKKMMEGSDGILVKDKVIFYGITSGTTSIPKFIPVTKKSRRQKSAVMNLWLYHLLKKHPEALDGKSFIVSSPAVEGYAESGVPYGSESGDAYRHMPSFISKHYALPYEVFCIKDYEARYYTMLRIGIEADVTNVGTMNPLTILVLCQKIEKYVKEIIEDIRNGTLNSALNIDTDIRKALEKKLRPNISRAAQLEKLFIEKGALVPKDFWPNMALIECWTGGTVGLYLKEVIKYFSEDISVRDFGFLATEARCSVPVSDNGPSGILTITSNFYEFMPEEDIEKESPRYLTVEKLEKGKRYYIIFTTTGGLYRYNIDDIVKVIGSYNATPVIEFIQKGKNVSSATGEKLYESQIISAIHKAKEITGVNVEFFCCCLECQIPPKYSFLIEFTSDPGHSQKKNFLNVVEDNLGKINIEYKSKRLSQRLGDPNLKVLEKGSFEKFRRARLSALQHDSQFKATHLRCDFKIPPEFKIIEEIAL
- a CDS encoding dipeptide epimerase, translating into MGLWMKFPDGYGVGPMPEISKIEIFKTNLPFKHSFKHSLKSRNDSESIFVKVILDNGITGFGESLPRSYVTGNTQDSVFKNLSDSAGKLIGTRLDDNIESINFIKSLEGLEGEARCAVEIALLDSLGKICSKPVSAFLADVVNTKFVYSMIIPTVSAFKTGLICLFAKVQGYEFIKVKVGADTDVQRVKLCRKILPKADIRIDANGVWDSAKTALGMIQRLRPFKISCIEQPTPKDDLEAMQEVADFCAEPVMADESLCTRQDALKLAQSRVCDMFNVRLSKCGGIFRSLDIMDIARNHEMSCQIGCLVGESGILSAAGRHIASVAKNIVYFEGSYSRFLLKEDIVEEDLTPARSVGYTLKGAGLGVTVKEDILRKYSKESLLIGQK
- a CDS encoding MFS transporter, with the protein product MEDHIITDKGKQNWLITIVSLTVFMFTLDYSMLNISLPVIANFYGANIGIVSRLPLAYLLVVTSTVLLFGRLGDIASFKKIFVWGLGVFIAGTFICGLAPTLNTLLAFRIFQCLGEAMFSPMGIAIVTTFLPDSAKGKALGLMATAQGLGFCLGPILGGFINDHIGWHNIFFVNIPVGILALMAALKVIPSNQPMPESKRVDLPGAVLIFISLSTLIFALNSIAKLGLKNNIIISCFVVSAAAMGIFIMTEKRTSSPILDLSLFRNPDFTFATISALCTVFVYMGLIFLLPFYFSMVRGMDIVHSGLLLMIPAIMVVIFAPIAGKISDMIGSRLICSAGIGLTTLAFLIFSILTPKSPVICVIPSLILAGVAIGFFLPANNKLVMVHAPSDKQGMASAVYKILNSIGGVFGIAILPLVLMSKIYKTAALEHVNIAAARHSPEILIAGFNAAFQFAMFVCVAGLAATIMAKDKK
- a CDS encoding alpha/beta fold hydrolase, whose translation is MDVRVGQFTSEDNLGLYYNYWPVQDNRAPVAVYLHGLESHMGWFFNLAESLNSRGINVYAFDRRGSGINKESCKSFCPRYILSDVKTFLDLVKQDHPDSKIFLVGLCLGGKIAVSFASLYQNYVDGLVLVSPSLKSKLKFSPFEILSILFRPNSTLKIPIEDRMFTSNEKYLKHIKVDPMRLHYIPAQHLLEIAKMDRFVKAALRNLRLPVLLMLAGIDEIIDTGSIKKWYEKLPSQDKTIKIYEDFYHLLTFEEKADGVMDEISGWIWGRSNA
- a CDS encoding NAD-dependent epimerase/dehydratase family protein, which codes for MKNLITGATGFVGSHIAERLIKEGEEVITLVRKTSKTDFLKNIGAKFAYGDINDVDSIKDAMRGIDIVYHSAALADEWISPKQARRVNVDGTRNLLNCALEAKVKRFVFISSLAVLGMRDHHGTNADAPYHKTGDSYIDTKIDSEQLVMGYYKKYGLPVTVVRPGFVFGPRDNKLIPRLSDRLGKKQFMFVGSGKNKINSVYVENLTDAIILAARSDKAIGQKYNVTNDSGMTLEDLVFKIVDIWKFDKPKKHIPKAMAYLVCHVLTAIARLTKAKEPPYITKTRIKFLCLNLDFDIAKTRNDLGYVPRVSIEDGLRRTKEWMQKKG